The proteins below are encoded in one region of Streptomyces cyanogenus:
- a CDS encoding alpha/beta hydrolase family protein, whose protein sequence is MSAPEFAAAQWTRATGAGVDPHEYRRVTDALTSVADWGPSFRRTGHGYLQRAENAGSSLSAGEYLLTAARWFHLATLAPYADASRAAVEADHALSRALTVLEPGARRVSGEGFTGWLRGPSDAPGTVVVVPGLDSAKEEFLDLVSALLARGLAVFAMDGPGQGVLAATTTFVPDYERVVGRVIDALGVARIGLVGMSLGGYFAARAAALEPRVAAVATVSGPFRLAWEELPPPVREIMAQRAGGADAAREFVRHVDLAALAPRIAAPLLVVDGEQDVIPGVTNGELLARLAPHGSYLSVPHGDHLLGNARPDWLPHLSDHLTHALTGTPA, encoded by the coding sequence ATGAGCGCCCCCGAGTTCGCCGCCGCCCAGTGGACACGCGCCACCGGTGCAGGCGTGGACCCTCACGAGTACCGGCGCGTCACCGATGCCCTCACCTCCGTTGCCGACTGGGGCCCGTCCTTCCGGCGCACCGGACACGGATACCTCCAGCGCGCGGAGAACGCGGGATCGTCCCTCTCAGCGGGGGAGTACCTGCTGACGGCGGCCCGGTGGTTCCACCTGGCCACCCTGGCACCGTACGCGGACGCATCCCGTGCAGCCGTCGAGGCGGACCACGCCCTGAGCCGGGCGCTCACGGTGCTGGAACCCGGTGCGCGGCGGGTGAGCGGCGAGGGTTTCACCGGCTGGCTGCGTGGCCCCTCCGACGCGCCGGGGACCGTGGTCGTCGTCCCCGGCCTGGACTCGGCCAAGGAGGAGTTCCTCGATCTGGTGTCCGCGCTGCTGGCCAGGGGGCTGGCGGTGTTCGCGATGGACGGTCCCGGACAGGGCGTGCTCGCGGCCACCACCACCTTCGTGCCGGACTACGAGCGGGTCGTGGGCCGGGTCATCGACGCCCTCGGCGTCGCACGCATCGGACTCGTCGGCATGAGTCTGGGCGGCTATTTCGCGGCCCGGGCCGCGGCACTTGAGCCGCGCGTGGCAGCCGTCGCCACCGTCAGTGGTCCCTTCCGCCTCGCCTGGGAGGAACTGCCCCCGCCGGTACGAGAGATCATGGCCCAACGTGCCGGGGGCGCCGACGCAGCCCGGGAGTTCGTACGCCACGTGGACCTCGCAGCCCTGGCGCCCCGCATCGCAGCCCCGCTGCTGGTCGTGGACGGAGAGCAGGACGTCATCCCCGGTGTGACGAACGGCGAGCTCCTGGCCCGTCTGGCGCCGCACGGGAGTTACCTGTCCGTCCCGCACGGCGACCACCTCCTCGGTAACGCGCGACCCGACTGGCTGCCTCACCTCAGCGACCACCTCACGCACGCCCTGACGGGAACACCGGCGTGA
- a CDS encoding DUF6191 domain-containing protein: protein MWGAALPVLAFLLFVCGAAELMMRRFRRRSVLHRGRGPEDRPLTGSAFNEFDLVFNGNKSIEIEQQRHEANRRDDQDDGAPPHTRIDLAGGIARIVLPPDREAVHRPGGGAQQP, encoded by the coding sequence ATGTGGGGCGCCGCACTTCCGGTGCTGGCCTTTCTTCTGTTCGTCTGCGGTGCGGCCGAGTTGATGATGCGGCGATTCAGGCGGCGCAGCGTCCTCCACCGCGGCCGCGGTCCTGAGGACCGCCCCTTGACAGGATCCGCGTTCAACGAATTCGACCTGGTATTCAACGGCAACAAATCGATCGAGATCGAGCAGCAGCGACATGAGGCCAACCGCCGCGACGACCAGGACGATGGTGCTCCGCCGCACACGCGCATCGACCTGGCCGGCGGCATAGCCCGCATCGTCCTCCCGCCCGACCGCGAGGCCGTTCACCGGCCGGGCGGGGGTGCGCAGCAACCCTGA
- a CDS encoding DinB family protein, with the protein MIDEFAKENLHGRLRRDRKALLWKLDGLSEYDARRPLTATGTNLLGLVKHVATVEARYFGEVFDRPSPEPLPRWQDYNGSDLWATEDETRDQIIGFYRRTWEHSDATINELPLDAPGHVPWWSEPCPNTNLFAIMVHVLGESNRHAGHADILREGLDGRTGVRPEHEKQIDEEARAAYCAKIEQAARSAAPIKAQVVSRDLMFVQHDAGRGRCSVEASGT; encoded by the coding sequence CGGGAGACTGCGGCGGGACCGCAAGGCGCTGCTCTGGAAACTCGACGGCTTGTCCGAATATGACGCCCGCCGACCTTTGACAGCGACCGGGACCAACCTCCTCGGCCTGGTCAAACACGTGGCCACCGTCGAGGCCAGGTACTTCGGCGAGGTCTTCGACCGCCCTTCCCCGGAACCGCTGCCCCGGTGGCAGGACTACAACGGCAGCGATCTGTGGGCGACCGAGGACGAGACCCGCGATCAGATCATCGGGTTCTACCGGCGCACGTGGGAACACTCGGACGCGACGATCAACGAGCTTCCCCTCGACGCCCCCGGCCACGTGCCGTGGTGGTCGGAGCCTTGTCCCAACACGAACCTGTTCGCCATCATGGTCCATGTCCTCGGCGAGTCCAACCGGCATGCTGGGCACGCCGATATCCTGCGCGAGGGCCTCGACGGCCGGACCGGGGTGCGCCCCGAACACGAGAAGCAGATCGACGAGGAAGCCCGTGCAGCCTACTGCGCGAAGATCGAGCAGGCCGCCAGGTCGGCCGCGCCGATCAAGGCTCAGGTTGTCTCACGCGACTTGATGTTCGTGCAGCATGACGCCGGTCGTGGGCGCTGCTCTGTCGAGGCGTCTGGTACCTGA
- a CDS encoding TetR/AcrR family transcriptional regulator — protein sequence MTSKPSALRADARRNRERILEAAVRAFSEKGPDVAIDTIAKAAGVGSATLYRHFPTREALVEAAYRNELARVCDSAAKLLAENPPDRAIRLWMDDFIDYLAAKQGMADALRAAVASGADPFAETLDKLGTALGTLLNAGAEAGLLRPDIDPFDVGFSLAGVALITSAPDQRERAGRLLDLLLDGLRYGADGPVSGT from the coding sequence TTGACCAGCAAGCCGAGCGCGTTGCGTGCCGATGCCCGCCGCAACCGGGAGCGCATCCTCGAGGCGGCCGTGCGCGCCTTTTCCGAGAAGGGCCCGGACGTGGCGATCGACACGATCGCCAAGGCCGCGGGCGTCGGCTCGGCCACGCTCTACCGCCACTTCCCCACGCGCGAGGCACTGGTCGAGGCGGCCTACCGGAACGAGCTGGCCCGTGTCTGCGACAGTGCCGCGAAGCTGCTCGCTGAAAACCCGCCCGATCGGGCGATCCGCCTGTGGATGGACGACTTCATCGACTACCTGGCCGCCAAGCAGGGCATGGCGGACGCGCTGCGGGCCGCGGTCGCATCCGGTGCGGACCCCTTCGCCGAGACCCTCGACAAGCTCGGCACCGCGCTGGGGACCCTGCTGAACGCCGGCGCCGAGGCCGGTCTGCTGCGCCCGGACATCGACCCCTTCGATGTCGGCTTCAGCCTGGCCGGCGTCGCGCTGATCACCAGCGCTCCCGACCAACGCGAACGGGCCGGCCGCCTCCTCGACCTGCTCCTCGACGGCCTCCGGTACGGGGCCGACGGGCCGGTGTCCGGTACGTGA
- a CDS encoding aldo/keto reductase, whose translation MELRTLGSQGLTVSAEGLGCMGMSAFYGSTDEAESLATIDRALELGVTLLDTAESYGPFINEQLLGKALAGRRERAVVATKTGIEFTDDGTLVGHNGRPEYIRHSLDRSLRHLGTDHVDLYYLHRVDPQVPIEETVGAMGELVAAGKVRYVGLSEVAPQTIRRAHAVHPITAVQTEYSLFERGIEDDGVMATLHELGIGLVAYSPLGRGFLSGAITSPDDFAADDFRRTDPRFQGENFARNLAVVDEVRRIAAVKQVSPSQLALAWVLHQGAVAIPGTKRRRYLEENVAATTVTITDEDLAAIEAVAPHGIVSGDRYAPELMQSLNG comes from the coding sequence ATGGAACTCCGCACGCTCGGCAGCCAGGGCCTGACCGTCTCCGCCGAAGGACTCGGCTGCATGGGCATGAGCGCCTTCTACGGCAGCACCGACGAGGCCGAATCCCTCGCCACCATCGACCGTGCCCTGGAACTGGGCGTGACCCTGCTGGACACCGCCGAGAGCTACGGCCCGTTCATCAACGAGCAGCTGCTCGGCAAGGCCCTCGCCGGCCGCCGCGAGCGGGCCGTCGTAGCCACCAAGACCGGCATCGAGTTCACGGACGACGGCACGCTCGTCGGCCACAACGGGCGCCCCGAGTACATCCGGCATTCCCTGGACCGCTCACTGCGCCACCTGGGCACCGACCACGTCGACCTCTACTACCTGCACCGCGTCGACCCGCAGGTGCCGATCGAGGAGACCGTCGGCGCCATGGGTGAGCTGGTGGCCGCCGGCAAGGTCCGCTACGTCGGCCTGTCCGAGGTCGCCCCGCAGACCATCCGCCGCGCCCACGCCGTCCACCCGATCACTGCGGTCCAGACCGAGTACTCGCTCTTCGAGCGCGGCATCGAGGACGACGGGGTCATGGCCACCCTGCACGAACTCGGGATCGGCCTGGTCGCCTACTCGCCGCTCGGACGCGGGTTCCTGTCCGGTGCGATCACCAGCCCGGACGACTTCGCCGCCGACGACTTCCGCCGCACCGACCCGCGCTTCCAGGGCGAGAACTTCGCCCGCAACCTGGCCGTGGTCGACGAGGTCCGCCGCATCGCCGCCGTCAAGCAGGTCTCGCCATCCCAGCTGGCTCTCGCCTGGGTGCTGCACCAGGGCGCGGTCGCCATCCCCGGCACCAAGCGCCGCCGCTACCTGGAGGAGAACGTCGCCGCCACCACCGTGACGATCACCGATGAGGACCTGGCCGCCATCGAAGCCGTCGCCCCGCACGGCATCGTCTCCGGCGACCGCTACGCCCCTGAGCTGATGCAGAGTCTCAACGGCTGA
- a CDS encoding zinc-binding dehydrogenase has protein sequence MQRLIPTGEAARPVAFAEVPQPVPEPGEALIKVEAFAPNRGETFLLERPRPDLLPGKDIAGLVVQAAADGSGPGIGARVVGHPAQGGWAEYAAVPTHSLAVLPDSIDSARAAALPLAGITALRLLRTAGSLAGRRVLLTGASGGVGHYVTELAVGAGADLTAVTATPVRGERLAELGANVVHEVAAAQGPFDVVLESTGGPDLPLALSKMRPGGLLVWFGQASRIPVTLDFFQLLGGPERVTIQHFHYAQAPYHADLSALVSLVEQRRLHPEIGRITDWAQTADTLVDLRERRIRGKAVLLTGGAP, from the coding sequence ATGCAGAGACTGATTCCCACGGGGGAAGCGGCGCGCCCGGTCGCCTTCGCCGAGGTCCCCCAGCCCGTGCCCGAGCCCGGTGAGGCACTGATCAAAGTCGAGGCGTTCGCCCCGAACCGTGGCGAGACATTCCTTCTCGAACGCCCCCGGCCCGACCTGCTGCCCGGCAAGGACATCGCTGGGCTCGTCGTACAGGCGGCAGCCGACGGCTCCGGCCCTGGCATCGGCGCCCGTGTGGTCGGCCATCCGGCGCAGGGCGGCTGGGCCGAGTACGCCGCCGTCCCCACGCACTCGCTCGCGGTGCTCCCGGACAGCATCGACAGCGCACGGGCGGCAGCTCTTCCCCTGGCCGGGATCACCGCCCTGCGGCTGCTGCGTACCGCCGGTTCCCTGGCCGGTCGAAGGGTGCTGCTGACCGGCGCCTCGGGTGGCGTCGGCCACTACGTCACCGAGCTCGCCGTGGGGGCCGGGGCCGACCTGACCGCGGTGACGGCCACGCCGGTGCGCGGCGAGCGGCTCGCGGAACTGGGCGCGAACGTGGTGCACGAGGTCGCTGCGGCTCAGGGACCGTTCGATGTCGTGCTGGAGTCCACGGGTGGACCGGATCTGCCCCTCGCCCTGTCGAAGATGCGCCCGGGCGGCCTGCTCGTCTGGTTCGGCCAGGCGAGCCGCATCCCTGTGACCCTCGACTTCTTCCAACTCCTCGGGGGCCCCGAGCGCGTCACGATCCAGCACTTCCACTACGCCCAAGCCCCGTACCACGCCGATCTGTCCGCACTGGTCAGCCTCGTGGAACAGCGCCGATTGCACCCGGAGATCGGCCGCATCACCGACTGGGCACAGACCGCCGACACCCTGGTCGACCTGCGAGAGCGCCGGATACGCGGCAAGGCCGTCCTGCTGACTGGAGGAGCACCATGA
- a CDS encoding alkene reductase: MSKAFEPHELGGKRLANRLVMAPMTRSRAYGPGQSPTPLMADYYAQRASAGLIVTEGVQPSRVGQGYPDTPGIHTAGQVAAWRRVTDAVHARGGVIYLQIMHTGRVGHPALTGLQPVGPSAVAAAGQVYTHEGPQDFVTPQELSDTEIRATIADHATAARNAIEAGFDGVELHGANGYLIHQFLAPNSNLRTDAWGGSPDKRIRFAVDTTKAVIEAIGADKVGFRLSPGNPYNDIDESDTEDMEATYTALVEALAPLNLAYLHQLEAPGVRELTLRLRKAWPSAFILNPFTGQEPTGAAELELVENGTADLLAYGALFLANPDLPARLAQGGPFNTPDPATFYGGGEKGFTDYPTLEEARG; the protein is encoded by the coding sequence ATGTCGAAGGCATTCGAGCCTCATGAGCTGGGCGGCAAGCGCCTGGCCAACCGCCTGGTGATGGCGCCGATGACGCGAAGCCGCGCCTACGGCCCGGGCCAGAGCCCTACGCCGTTGATGGCGGACTACTACGCGCAGCGCGCCTCCGCCGGGCTGATCGTCACCGAGGGTGTCCAGCCCTCCAGGGTCGGCCAGGGCTACCCCGACACCCCCGGCATCCACACCGCCGGGCAGGTCGCTGCCTGGCGCCGGGTGACCGACGCCGTGCATGCCCGGGGTGGCGTGATCTACCTGCAGATCATGCACACCGGACGGGTCGGACATCCCGCGCTGACGGGCCTGCAGCCCGTCGGCCCCTCCGCTGTCGCGGCCGCCGGCCAGGTGTACACCCACGAAGGCCCTCAGGACTTCGTCACCCCGCAGGAACTGAGCGACACCGAGATCCGCGCCACCATCGCCGACCACGCCACCGCCGCCCGCAACGCCATCGAGGCCGGCTTCGACGGCGTCGAGCTGCACGGCGCCAACGGGTACCTCATCCACCAGTTCCTCGCCCCGAACAGCAACCTGCGCACCGACGCGTGGGGCGGCAGCCCGGACAAGCGCATCCGCTTCGCCGTGGACACCACCAAGGCCGTCATCGAGGCCATCGGCGCCGACAAGGTCGGCTTCCGCCTCTCCCCGGGCAACCCCTACAACGACATCGACGAGTCCGACACCGAAGACATGGAGGCCACCTACACCGCCCTGGTCGAGGCCCTCGCCCCGCTGAACCTCGCCTACCTGCACCAGCTGGAGGCCCCCGGCGTACGCGAGCTGACGCTCCGGCTGCGCAAGGCATGGCCTTCGGCCTTCATCCTCAACCCCTTCACCGGTCAGGAGCCCACCGGAGCGGCCGAGCTGGAACTCGTAGAGAACGGCACCGCCGACCTGCTCGCCTACGGCGCCCTCTTCCTCGCCAACCCCGACCTGCCCGCCCGCCTGGCCCAGGGGGGCCCGTTCAACACCCCCGACCCCGCCACCTTCTACGGCGGCGGCGAGAAGGGCTTCACCGACTACCCCACGCTGGAGGAAGCCCGCGGCTGA
- a CDS encoding DUF3995 domain-containing protein, producing MDEDRQSRPTAGAWGRVGCAWAVAFATLHFYWALGGDWGLSVSAGPLAEERPAWFVAVGLWGVGVLCLAGGVLGWLLTRPRPHHLAGRLIKALGWSVCAVLLVRGVAVEMLLLTDTAGQEADVSPEQRLWTLMLWNPWFLVGGLVFGLSAREFGRADGSSSGTA from the coding sequence ATGGATGAAGATCGGCAGAGCAGGCCAACGGCGGGGGCGTGGGGGCGCGTCGGGTGCGCCTGGGCGGTTGCTTTCGCCACGCTTCACTTCTACTGGGCACTGGGCGGCGACTGGGGTCTGAGTGTCTCGGCGGGGCCCCTGGCCGAGGAACGCCCGGCGTGGTTCGTAGCGGTGGGCCTGTGGGGTGTGGGGGTGCTGTGCCTTGCCGGCGGGGTGCTGGGGTGGCTTCTCACCCGGCCGCGGCCCCATCACCTGGCCGGACGGTTGATCAAGGCTCTGGGCTGGTCTGTTTGCGCCGTACTGCTGGTGCGCGGCGTCGCGGTTGAGATGCTGTTGCTGACTGACACGGCGGGCCAGGAGGCAGACGTGAGCCCGGAACAGCGGCTGTGGACGTTGATGCTGTGGAATCCCTGGTTCCTGGTCGGCGGTCTCGTCTTCGGCCTGTCCGCTCGCGAGTTCGGAAGAGCGGACGGTTCGAGTAGCGGAACCGCCTGA
- a CDS encoding MarR family winged helix-turn-helix transcriptional regulator — MDSEATPQAREAGDLPEAARRGPISHAIFRVARLHRMVAGQLLREVGLHPAQELVMMQLWDRGRMRQTDLAGHLGTDAATMTRTIQRLEKAGFVRRARSASDKRSVLVEPTAASQALRRQVEDLWARLEDHVAGDLTGAERSETLAVLERLETNLVTHVSDGEPSSLPGASDA, encoded by the coding sequence ATGGATTCCGAGGCAACACCCCAGGCCCGCGAGGCCGGCGACCTCCCCGAGGCCGCGCGCCGGGGACCGATCAGCCACGCGATCTTCCGGGTGGCCCGCCTGCACCGCATGGTCGCCGGCCAGCTCCTGCGCGAGGTCGGCCTGCACCCGGCCCAGGAGCTGGTCATGATGCAGCTGTGGGACCGCGGCCGGATGCGCCAGACCGACCTGGCCGGGCACCTCGGCACCGACGCCGCCACCATGACCCGCACCATCCAGCGCCTGGAGAAGGCCGGATTCGTCCGCCGTGCCCGCTCCGCCAGCGACAAGCGCTCGGTGCTCGTCGAACCCACCGCTGCAAGCCAGGCCCTGCGCCGACAGGTCGAAGACCTCTGGGCCCGCCTGGAGGACCACGTTGCAGGCGACCTCACCGGCGCCGAACGAAGCGAGACCCTCGCCGTCCTCGAACGCCTCGAAACCAACCTCGTCACTCACGTCAGCGACGGTGAACCATCCTCGCTCCCTGGCGCGTCCGACGCCTGA